A window of Longimicrobiales bacterium contains these coding sequences:
- a CDS encoding outer membrane beta-barrel protein — protein MRKTLATSIAVAALLVGGTAAGADGSDYGRSGFYVGAGGGVAWDFLSDFIEDITVGLVTTAAGGSANARVGYRVWSWLAVEGMYEGAYGVNPEVLGLEIANFDTHSLLGSLKFFLPIWRVHPYFSLGAGAQYGNADFIDDILRPFDTNRWDAVLRFGFGVDAYVTENWLVNMELAPGIRFTDWGDLGSEATDNVTLTLTAGVQYRF, from the coding sequence ATGCGCAAGACTCTCGCCACTTCGATCGCTGTCGCGGCACTTCTGGTTGGGGGCACCGCAGCAGGGGCCGACGGGTCGGACTACGGCCGCTCGGGCTTCTACGTTGGAGCTGGCGGCGGCGTGGCCTGGGACTTTCTGTCCGACTTTATCGAGGACATAACGGTGGGGTTGGTGACTACCGCAGCCGGTGGCTCTGCCAATGCGCGGGTCGGGTACCGGGTCTGGTCCTGGCTCGCGGTGGAGGGGATGTACGAGGGTGCCTATGGAGTGAACCCCGAAGTCCTAGGCTTAGAAATCGCGAATTTCGACACGCACTCCTTGCTGGGCAGCCTCAAGTTCTTCCTGCCGATCTGGCGGGTACACCCCTATTTCTCCCTAGGGGCCGGCGCGCAGTACGGCAACGCCGACTTCATCGACGACATTTTAAGGCCCTTCGACACGAACCGCTGGGATGCAGTCCTCCGCTTTGGATTCGGCGTCGACGCTTACGTCACCGAGAACTGGCTCGTGAACATGGAGCTAGCTCCGGGGATTCGCTTCACGGACTGGGGAGATCTCGGGAGCGAAGCCACGGACAACGTCACGCTCACCCTCACAGCAGGTGTGCAGTACCGCTTCTAA